AGAGGCTCGGATGTCTCTATTTTGGTTGCCTTAGTGATATCAGTGACCTCTATCTGCTACTTGAAGAGTACTGGCAAAGGCGAAACGAAAGAAATGTTGTTTTCTCAGTCGATGATTATTACTCTAATGCCCTTCTATGGTCTCTGTTTGCGCTTACTGTTTACTACATGCCACTAGAACTACTCAGCTCAGTCTTTCCCAAGAAGCCTCCATCGCATATTTTCAAGTACGCAGACTTCGATTCAGACTTTTGGACAGAAAAGGCTCAATTACAGCTGTCTCAATGCTTTACACATTGTGCGGTGATTCAGCTACAGGAGGCAAACCTTCTTGCCAACCCGGACGTCAGACTCCTTCAGGTATATGTGATTTTATCCGCCATGGGCTATCCCCACAGAGAAGTATCAACAAGTAATGCTTTGCTACTAGTATGCTTCAACGTAGCGAAACTTTGCCATGTCGATGATTTTAGACCTTTGATTACTGATTCCACAGCGATGCGCTTGACTAAGATTACTTGCGAGAAAATTTGGTACAGCTTATGCTCTTGTGATTATCTGCAATCAGGTCCTAGAAAGCCAACTGTATTCCATACAGAAATTTCATCCCTACTGCAACATGCGGCTTATCTGGAAGACCTGCCGAATACTGACGTGTACCAAAGTGAGGACTCGTTTGAAGCATTATATTGGAAAATAATATCACTCGACAGAGATCTGAACCAGTACTTGATCAAGGGCACGAAACCACCGTTAAAAACTCTTGATGCCATACAACGGCAAACGGACATATTCACCCGCAAAATTACATCTTCAGAGGACTCCCCTGCACTCGCATCTGACTTCGCCCGATTTCTGGCATCTTTTCTCCTGAACGCTATCTCGTGGAAACTTCATAAGATGTATTTCATCTACTTCGAGATCGCCAGTGGTCTCGCAAAGTCAGTACACTATACCAAAAATCTTGTTGCATTAGTGGtcaagaatatcaaaaacCGGAGGGACACGCTGTTCAATAAACATCCTGTTGTTATTCAGTCGTTCGCCAGAATTGCAGTATTCTATGCCTTCTATGAAATGGTCTCCGGATCGGCAGAAATTCGGGATTTAAATCTAGATATCAAAGagatgctgcagaatcTTTCGGACGAGCTGGAGCCACATTTAAGCGGCTTATTTTATCTGCTTTCTCGTTTCCGCCTGTTGAAGACCTTGTGGGAAAATATGGAATCTGAAACTCTTGGTAATATCCTTGAACATCCCGTTATGACTATCTTACAGAACGACATTAATGCATTCTCTCAGCAGATGATTGAGAGACCTTCGATGATCAGAGGCTCGGCACGGTTAATAATGAAACGAAGAGTTCCCCAGGACCAAGGTGCGGTCGAGAATGGTAACGCTGTTTTCGATTCAATCGTCGCCGAGTTTGAATCACAATACGCTATCGATTACCTGATTCGCCGAAAAACGGAAGATGGTGAATTCTAGCATCTTTCAAAGACCTTATATAATCCTGGCAGGTTCGCTATCTCAATGACATCCTTCGATAGACTTCGTGGTGCCAAAAATCTCCTTTTTATGCAAGGGAACACTACATTTTCAAGGGAATATGACATCTCCTCGTTTCTTGCAACGAAttcagcttttctctcttcatcgacgtCCTTGCCAGAAAGATCGACGAGCTCGATAATCTCTGGAATGTATAACAGTGCTATTTGTCTCATGATACCTTCTAGACAGGGCTCCTCGACTTCCCAGTTGACCCTTGTTCCCAATCTATAAATGAAAAAGGGAATTTTGGCTAAAGGAGGTGTATAATCTTTCAATAGGAGAGGTATGCTTCTCAATTGAATGCTTTCTTGCGCTGGCTTATCGGTATCGCCTTCGGCTGTTAATTCGATTGCAAAATATTCAGTAAGCATCTCCCTCATATCCCAGAGTCTCTGTACTATTCCAAGAATAAAATCATCAGTTAGATGCTCGAAGCTCGATAGGATTTCAATAAGTCTCAGACCTTTGTTATTGGCAGACTCGAGGATGATTTTTCCATAGTTTGAAAAGTCGCTCAGGCAAATCTGGTAGAACAACTCATAGCAAACTGCTCCATAATCTATCAGAAAGAGCTTTAAATCGTGTTGAATTGTTGCTAGCCTTCTCTCAACATCTACAACGCCGACAAATGTCAGGTTGGCAAATGCATCGGTCAAGTCTCTGTGGATAGATTCATCGACTGCTTCTCGCAGTCTTTTGATGCTCGAGAGGTTTACTTCTATCCTCTCCTGTGCATGGATTtgatactttgaagatttttcTATTACTGCCGCAGCCGGTGAAGATGGAATCGGTAAATTTTCTTTGGCAGCACCTTCTGAATGGTTTTCATTAATCTCTTGCCTGTCAATTGTCTGTAAAACCACAGCTGGTGAAGTAGCCTGAGATTGGCTagatttcaagaatgtGGTTATTTTAGCTTGCGACGCATCTGTTCTCACCAATTTATTCTCGTATCTCTTAGCGGGTGTTTGGCCGTTCTGGGTTTGTCCATTATTATTGTTTTGATACGATTTGTTTATACTGGATGTTGCTGTAACTCGGCTAATGGAAGCGCTATGAACTGGTTTGCTTGTCAGTACAGTTGAAGCTTtaaaagttcttgaagtatcTACCTTGGATAAAACCTCATTTAACTGCAAGGCAATCTTCTCGATGATCTCATCCTGGTGCAGAAATCTCACCTCCCTCTTGGTTGGGTGCACGTTGACATCCAGTACCTTGGGGTTAATCAGCAAACTCAAGTATATGAATGGTTTATTGCCTTTTGGTAGAAAGTTCGCGTAGACTTGTCGGAGGGCTCTTGCCAAGGGATTGCAAGTGACAAGCCTGTCATTGATGAATAATACAGGCGTTatcgatttcttgaagttaAACTCAAGGTTGCTCACTTGTCCCGATACCTTCGCAATGTCTAACTCTTCCACGGAAGCCATATCGAACGCCAGTAAGCTCTTCGCCACAGCGTTCCCAAAAACGGTCCTTATCCTCCCTTCGGCAGATAAATCGGACCTTATAGTCAAGCTGAACTGTGAATCTCCAAACTTCTTGCAAGAAAATGCGACGTCCTGACGGTGTATCGCATACCGTCCTACAACATCCAATATCTTAGTATATTCTTCGCCTGGCGACCTAAGCGCTTGTAATCTCGAAGGCATATTGTAGAAAAGATCTTCCACGAGGATCACAGTTCCGTCTCGACCCGCCATAGGCCTTGGCTCGCCTATCATTTTGCCTTCCGCATACGACACCCTCCAAGCACACTTGTCGTCCTGTGTCTTTGTAGTGACAGTAACTCTTGCAATATGGGATATACTTGCCAGAGCTTCACCTCTAAACCCGTAGGTCGCAATACTCTCCAAGTCCTCGAACTTTGTCAGTTTTGAAGTAGTAAATCGTTCACACAGCACTGGCAAGTCCTCCCTGTTGATACCACAGCCATTATCAGTCACTTGCAACAGTTTTATACCCCCATCCCGCACCAGTATGTCCAGGCTTTTAGCCCCAGCGTCTATACTGTTCTCCatcatctccttcagagCATTCACCGGCGAAATAATGATTTCTCCTGCTGCTATCTTGTTCACAACCGATTCATCTAGCGCCTTGATGCTAGCTACcatcttcttggtctctCTTTTACCTTCACCTTGTATAGTCAATAGCTATAAGGAAGGATCAACACCTTTGAAGGTTCGCGCGCCACTTGTATCATTAggaatcaagaagataTACCAGATTTCGACCGCTAGACGATCATCGACAAGTTTTGCAGTACACTGGCATGCAGGTGCCCTTCATTGGTTGCCGCCTTGGCTTTGAACCGGTCTGCTGGCTCAAGAGCTCGCCGATCCTCGGCGGCTGAGCTGAAGTTGGGAGGTTAGATAGCTCCAGAAAAGAATAGACGTCGTGTCAATCACGAGAAGAGCCGTATCAAGACGTTGAAGGCAAGATACGTCACGGTTGGCGAAGAGATTTGGGTGTTTCGCTACAAAGCGAGAGGAAGGTTGTGAGAGAGGAGCCAGTTGGATAGCATGAATATCGAAGTACTGACCACCAATGGGAGGGCTAAGCAGTATGCCTTTTGTTTGCTTAATGCTGCCATTATAGTACTGTCTGGTTCAAACGCGCAGCCACACGAAAAGGTTGATCAGTGCAGCATCTTACTCGAAACGAggatcttcaaagagcatGTCTTCCAGAAGGGCTGGGAGAGTTCGTGGACCTGAGGACGAAACAGACGTGGAGGGGCCCACGGTGAGGAGAAGGCGAGTTGACGATGGGACTCCTGAAAGCTCAGAGAGCTCTGCTAGGCAGCAGATCTTGCAAGGGTATCGGGCCCTGGAGGGCGAGATGGCCAAAGAGAAGGCGAAAGCGGCACGTACCGGTGACATTCACATTGCACTAAAGAATTTAGACGCTGCAGAATCACTGTTTTCCAAGGCTAGTGGATCAAGGAACCTCGAATTGTTTGCGCACGACGCCAAGGCGATGGTGAACATAAGTGAGTTAGCGCAGATGAGCGTGAGAAATCTTAAGTTTGACGATTCTAGGAGCTTGGTTAACCTTGATGATGTGCTGAATAGCTGCAAGAAATATATGTTGAAGGAATATTTCTTATTGAACGATATCAGCGAGCCCGTAACTTCTCTGATGAATaatgctgaagaagaggagagCGAGCTCCCGCTTCATGATGGGGCAATGGAGGATCAACAGGAGACAGTTGCAGGTACGAGCTCAAGCAGATTGAGGGCTAATACGCTTCGAAGATCTTACCTGCAACAGTTCAGCACATACGACCAATTCCATCAGTTCAATTGGTTCCGGATGGGATCTCTCTTCGATACACTGAGTAGAGGGGCAGCTACGGTCGACCATCTGTCTGGACCATTCTCGTTAGAGAAACGTCCCCGGGTCACGATGAACCCTAGAACACGTCAGATTGATAGCGGCGCGAGCCTAACCACCGCTCAAAGAGATCTGCCGGCATCCAGAGGAACTGAGGAGCTCACCACACCAATGCTGGTCAAAAGGTGCTACGAGATACtcagaaggaagaaggGTTACGAGCCGATAAATTTattcaagctcatcatAAACCCTTCCTCGTACGCCAAATCGGTCGAGAACCTTTTTTACATCAGTTTTCTTCTAAAAGAGGGAAAGTTgatcttggaagaagatgaggaagGATTTCCCAGCATACGAATAAAGGAGGAGTTGCCCAGGGAGGCGGCTGCTGCAGAACTCGAGGCACAAAGAAGACGCGATGCTCATCAAAACCATATTATCTTCCAATTGGACGGTGCATCCTGGAAGAAACTCATCGATAAATTCTCTATATCATCGTCATTTCTTGACTAGTTATTTACAAGGGTCCTTTCCTTCCAGCTGCCTCCAGCCGCTAACACCGAGCAGTTCAGAAAGCGGCCATTTACGGATAGGTGACACTTCAAGATCAGTACATAAACTCCTCGATTCAAACAGCTCGATGCCAGCCCAGCCTATCATGACAGCGTTGTCTGTGCAAAGATCTGTTGGAGGATAGAAGAATTCGGTGAATCTGCCAGAGAGATTTTCCTCAAGCAGTGTTCGTAACCTCTTATTGGCGCCAACACCACCGGAGCACACGAAGTGTCGTACTCCGACTAGTTTGTCCGCATTAAGTTCGATAACTTTTGTCAGTCTCGATAAGATGTGCTTGAATATCGCTTCCTGGGTCTGGTAGGCCATCGACCTGATCTGATCCCTAGTATATTCCTCGATAGGCCTGTCGATATTGTTTCGCACAGCTGTCAAGAAAGGTGCAAACGAAAACGCTTGCACGTCTATTCTGTTATTTTTATTTCTCAACGGGTTGGGCAACGTCATTCGAATACCAGCGTCAAACTTGCAGCTAGgatcttcatcgatgaactTCTCCATCTCCTTGGCAATCATGGTCCCCCTGATGCCTAGCTCTCTTCCGCACTTGTCCAGCGAGTCTCCGACGGCGATGTCCATCGAATCGCACATAATCTCATGGTCTGTAACACTTCTGGTGAGAACCACGGTTGTGTGGCCGCCGCTAACCAGCAAGCTCAGGAAAGGATACGCTGGCGCCTTACCATTTGTCGACAACCTGGGAACCAACAGATGGCCGAGCATATGATGCACGCCCAGCAGCGGTTTCTGCCACGCCACTGCCAATCCTTTGGCAAAATCCAGTCCTCCTGAAAGAGACCCGGGCATCCCAGGACCTCTGGTGACGCAGACCAGATCAACGGCTGACGTGCCTGTCGTCCTGAGAGCTTTCTGCGTGAGAACGCCGATCTTCAATTGGTGGTGCAGATGTGCCCTCGTAGGAACGATACCTCCCTGTGAAGCACTATCGAGGGTCTCTTTCAAGTGTATCAATGTCCTTGGAGCCAATTCCTCCGAATGTCTGTCCAGTATAGCGACGCAGGTATCATCGCATGAGGTCTCGATGGCCAGCACCTTGTACGCTCGCCTCGGACTGACTAAGCAAGCCCTAGGCAGCAATCTTCTCATCTTAACAGCCCCTAGTAGCTTCTAAACCGCACTTTCTGGCTTCGCCTTGCTGATCTCTTTGGCCAACCAGTTGAGATACCACTACAGAAAGTGAACCAGACCACAGAGAAGTACAGAGAAAAGTTTACCAGCCTTACCGACCTCGATAAACAGCTTAAATACAGCTCCAGACGACCAATCGGGCTGATTTGAAGGTCAAACGGTCACAGTTAGCTGTTTCACGTGATTTTAGTGAAGCATCGATATAGCGGACTAATAATCTTGGCGAGATCTGTAGTTGAAGAACAGTGGATAAGACCTGCTGGTACTGCTAGAAGAGCTGCTGGTAGGCATTGGCTGTTGGTTCTTATTGGTTGACGCTGGTGAAGTGGGCGAACGCCGACATTGTTGGGTTTGACAAGTTGGATGTGTGTTTTATCCTTACCGGGAGCTTTCAGTTTACATTCGTTTAATCTCTATAATATTTGAGGTAAGGAAAGTGATTCCGGGTTGATTGGTGTTCTGTGAGATGTGGCAGttcacttcttcaatacctGTGGTTCATAAGCACCACGAAAATGCTCACGGTCCGCCGGCATCGACTCATGGGGGCGGTGGTGCAGGTGAGGAGGCGGGGAAGGGCTCCGAGACGGCTGCTAACGAGGAGGACACCGGGTCAATTCTGAACTGTGCGATTGCCGGGGGTCTCGGAGGCGGCATTGGTGACACTGCAATGCATTCTCTCGACACGGTCAAGACCCGGCAACAGGGTGCGCCGAGCAACGGCAAGTACAGAAGCATGTTGAGTGCGTACCGAACTATATTCGTGGAGGAGGGAGTACGAAGGGGTTTGTATGGGGGTTACTGTGCCGCGATGCTGGGATCGCTCCCCAGTGCGGCTTTGTTCTTTAGTACTTATGAATattccaagaagaaaatgatagACGATTGGCAGATCAACGAGACGGCAACACACCTGACCGCGGGCTTCCTTGGCGATCTTGTGTCGAGCGTTGTTTATGTTCCCTCCGAGGTCTTGAAGACGAGGTTGCAATTGCAGGGCAGATTCAACAATCCGTATTTTGATTCAGGCTACAACTACAGAAATCTACGAGATACGGTAAAAACGGTTATCAAAACCGAGGGAGTGGGGGCTTTGCTCTTTGGGTATAAGGCCACTTTGGCCCGAGACCTGCCCTTCAGTGCTCTGCAGTTCGCATTCTACGAAAAATTCAGACAGTGGGCGTTCAGAATAGAGGGCAAGGACACGGGGCTCGACGACTTGTCGCTCGTCAGCGAGATCTACACGGGGGCTTGCGCCGGCGGACTGGCAGGTGTCTTGACAACCCCTTTGGACGTTATCAAGACTCGGGTACAGACACAGCAGCCGTCAAACGACTTTTCAAAGTCACGCACCCATGCGGTGAAGCTGTCTGGCTCGCTCTTTGGGAGTCTGAAGACAGTCTATAATTCTGAAGGGTTTCTTGGGTTTTTCAGCGGCGTAGGGCCGCGATTCGTCTGGACAAGTGTTCAAAGCAGTATCATGCTTCTTTTGTACCAAATGTCGTTACGTGCTCTAAACAATTCGTCTTCGAAGCTGCTGAGATGATCCGATGTAATCTTAACAGGATTCGGACACCAACCATCTGGCTCTGACGGGTGATATAATCTGTATATA
Above is a genomic segment from Torulaspora globosa chromosome 1, complete sequence containing:
- the CEP3 gene encoding Cep3p (ancestral locus Anc_2.340); protein product: MEHSEIQKSKHPCAICAKRKVKCDRLIPCTNCVKRGFEKECLERSVDGKESQRTDRNSAVLRFWQSYEYWVTDIGLFKSQDVDPANTFVDLKEEVDECEHWCEFLTRETSFQLLDHCVERLGCLYFGCLSDISDLYLLLEEYWQRRNERNVVFSVDDYYSNALLWSLFALTVYYMPLELLSSVFPKKPPSHIFKYADFDSDFWTEKAQLQLSQCFTHCAVIQLQEANLLANPDVRLLQVYVILSAMGYPHREVSTSNALLLVCFNVAKLCHVDDFRPLITDSTAMRLTKITCEKIWYSLCSCDYLQSGPRKPTVFHTEISSLLQHAAYLEDLPNTDVYQSEDSFEALYWKIISLDRDLNQYLIKGTKPPLKTLDAIQRQTDIFTRKITSSEDSPALASDFARFLASFLLNAISWKLHKMYFIYFEIASGLAKSVHYTKNLVALVVKNIKNRRDTLFNKHPVVIQSFARIAVFYAFYEMVSGSAEIRDLNLDIKEMLQNLSDELEPHLSGLFYLLSRFRLLKTLWENMESETLGNILEHPVMTILQNDINAFSQQMIERPSMIRGSARLIMKRRVPQDQGAVENGNAVFDSIVAEFESQYAIDYLIRRKTEDGEF
- the MLH1 gene encoding mismatch repair ATPase MLH1 (ancestral locus Anc_2.341), with amino-acid sequence MVASIKALDESVVNKIAAGEIIISPVNALKEMMENSIDAGAKSLDILVRDGGIKLLQVTDNGCGINREDLPVLCERFTTSKLTKFEDLESIATYGFRGEALASISHIARVTVTTKTQDDKCAWRVSYAEGKMIGEPRPMAGRDGTVILVEDLFYNMPSRLQALRSPGEEYTKILDVVGRYAIHRQDVAFSCKKFGDSQFSLTIRSDLSAEGRIRTVFGNAVAKSLLAFDMASVEELDIAKVSGQVSNLEFNFKKSITPVLFINDRLVTCNPLARALRQVYANFLPKGNKPFIYLSLLINPKVLDVNVHPTKREVRFLHQDEIIEKIALQLNEVLSKVDTSRTFKASTVLTSKPVHSASISRVTATSSINKSYQNNNNGQTQNGQTPAKRYENKLVRTDASQAKITTFLKSSQSQATSPAVVLQTIDRQEINENHSEGAAKENLPIPSSPAAAVIEKSSKYQIHAQERIEVNLSSIKRLREAVDESIHRDLTDAFANLTFVGVVDVERRLATIQHDLKLFLIDYGAVCYELFYQICLSDFSNYGKIILESANNKGLRLIEILSSFEHLTDDFILGIVQRLWDMREMLTEYFAIELTAEGDTDKPAQESIQLRSIPLLLKDYTPPLAKIPFFIYRLGTRVNWEVEEPCLEGIMRQIALLYIPEIIELVDLSGKDVDEERKAEFVARNEEMSYSLENVVFPCIKRRFLAPRSLSKDVIEIANLPGLYKVFERC
- the NSE4 gene encoding Smc5-Smc6 complex subunit NSE4 (ancestral locus Anc_2.342) translates to MSSRRAGRVRGPEDETDVEGPTVRRRRVDDGTPESSESSARQQILQGYRALEGEMAKEKAKAARTGDIHIALKNLDAAESLFSKASGSRNLELFAHDAKAMVNISELAQMSVRNLKFDDSRSLVNLDDVLNSCKKYMLKEYFLLNDISEPVTSLMNNAEEEESELPLHDGAMEDQQETVAGTSSSRLRANTLRRSYLQQFSTYDQFHQFNWFRMGSLFDTLSRGAATVDHLSGPFSLEKRPRVTMNPRTRQIDSGASLTTAQRDLPASRGTEELTTPMLVKRCYEILRRKKGYEPINLFKLIINPSSYAKSVENLFYISFLLKEGKLILEEDEEGFPSIRIKEELPREAAAAELEAQRRRDAHQNHIIFQLDGASWKKLIDKFSISSSFLD
- the QRI7 gene encoding putative N(6)-L-threonylcarbamoyladenine synthase (ancestral locus Anc_2.343) — its product is MRRLLPRACLVSPRRAYKVLAIETSCDDTCVAILDRHSEELAPRTLIHLKETLDSASQGGIVPTRAHLHHQLKIGVLTQKALRTTGTSAVDLVCVTRGPGMPGSLSGGLDFAKGLAVAWQKPLLGVHHMLGHLLVPRLSTNGKAPAYPFLSLLVSGGHTTVVLTRSVTDHEIMCDSMDIAVGDSLDKCGRELGIRGTMIAKEMEKFIDEDPSCKFDAGIRMTLPNPLRNKNNRIDVQAFSFAPFLTAVRNNIDRPIEEYTRDQIRSMAYQTQEAIFKHILSRLTKVIELNADKLVGVRHFVCSGGVGANKRLRTLLEENLSGRFTEFFYPPTDLCTDNAVMIGWAGIELFESRSLCTDLEVSPIRKWPLSELLGVSGWRQLEGKDPCK
- the MME1 gene encoding Mme1p (ancestral locus Anc_2.344) gives rise to the protein MWQFTSSIPVVHKHHENAHGPPASTHGGGGAGEEAGKGSETAANEEDTGSILNCAIAGGLGGGIGDTAMHSLDTVKTRQQGAPSNGKYRSMLSAYRTIFVEEGVRRGLYGGYCAAMLGSLPSAALFFSTYEYSKKKMIDDWQINETATHLTAGFLGDLVSSVVYVPSEVLKTRLQLQGRFNNPYFDSGYNYRNLRDTVKTVIKTEGVGALLFGYKATLARDLPFSALQFAFYEKFRQWAFRIEGKDTGLDDLSLVSEIYTGACAGGLAGVLTTPLDVIKTRVQTQQPSNDFSKSRTHAVKLSGSLFGSLKTVYNSEGFLGFFSGVGPRFVWTSVQSSIMLLLYQMSLRALNNSSSKLLR